One part of the Salinivirga cyanobacteriivorans genome encodes these proteins:
- a CDS encoding M28 family metallopeptidase: MTLLKPVLLLALLFTISLTPAQDKSYATKIINRLASEVFDGRGYVNNGDIKAARYIASEFKNTGALPIGKSYLHPFKISINTFPDTVSVKVDGKNLKTAKDFMVGGGSKKTNGTYELVNIDTAELDNWEDINQYINNKVVVLPAAAEKDKRTYKLNAAGYIFTHKKNLYWRLSDAVEVKPYFYLHTYDSLINDSKVISVNVNNTFYENYRTANVMAMIEGSAKPDSFYVFTAHYDHLGRMGSEVFFPGANDNASGTAMLLDMARHYSKPMNKPEYSMIFMAFAAEECGLFGSEYAANNSPVALDKIKFLFNLDMVGSGSGGIGMVNAKVEPKADSLINAINDEKKYFSDIRSGGARCVSDHCAFARKNVPAIFIFTRGKEYMHYHTLSDSGPVPLTKWDELFNLLSDFMRLY; the protein is encoded by the coding sequence ATGACTTTACTAAAACCCGTTTTACTACTTGCTCTGTTATTCACAATTTCACTCACACCTGCACAGGACAAATCATATGCTACCAAAATCATTAACCGTCTGGCTTCAGAAGTTTTTGATGGACGTGGTTATGTAAACAATGGCGACATTAAAGCAGCCCGTTATATTGCGTCTGAGTTTAAAAATACAGGTGCCCTACCCATCGGAAAAAGCTATTTACATCCATTTAAAATCTCCATTAATACTTTTCCCGATACAGTTTCGGTAAAAGTTGATGGTAAAAACCTAAAAACAGCAAAAGATTTCATGGTTGGAGGAGGTTCAAAGAAAACCAATGGTACTTATGAACTTGTAAATATTGACACTGCGGAGTTAGATAATTGGGAGGATATAAATCAGTATATAAACAACAAAGTTGTTGTATTGCCCGCAGCAGCAGAAAAAGATAAACGCACCTATAAACTAAATGCAGCAGGATATATTTTCACGCACAAAAAGAACCTGTATTGGCGATTAAGCGATGCTGTAGAGGTAAAACCATACTTTTATCTCCATACTTACGATTCACTCATAAATGATTCGAAAGTCATAAGTGTAAACGTCAACAACACTTTTTACGAGAATTACCGTACTGCAAACGTTATGGCAATGATAGAAGGCAGTGCAAAACCTGATTCTTTCTATGTTTTCACGGCTCATTATGATCATCTTGGGCGCATGGGCAGTGAAGTATTTTTCCCCGGGGCAAACGATAATGCAAGTGGCACAGCCATGTTACTCGATATGGCACGCCATTACAGTAAACCAATGAATAAACCAGAGTATTCAATGATTTTCATGGCTTTTGCAGCCGAAGAATGTGGTTTATTTGGATCTGAATATGCTGCGAACAATTCACCTGTTGCGCTAGACAAAATTAAGTTTCTATTTAATCTTGATATGGTTGGCTCCGGTAGCGGCGGTATAGGTATGGTAAATGCTAAAGTAGAACCAAAAGCAGATAGCCTAATCAATGCGATAAACGACGAAAAAAAATACTTTTCGGATATAAGATCAGGAGGAGCGCGCTGTGTGAGCGATCACTGTGCCTTTGCACGAAAAAATGTTCCGGCAATTTTCATTTTCACAAGAGGTAAAGAATATATGCACTACCACACCCTATCGGATAGTGGGCCTGTACCACTTACAAAATGGGATGAATTATTTAACCTACTGAGTGATTTTATGCGTTTGTATTAA